A window of Scophthalmus maximus strain ysfricsl-2021 chromosome 4, ASM2237912v1, whole genome shotgun sequence genomic DNA:
CGGGCAGAAGGAGCTTCCAGTACAACATGTCCAGCGATACAAACGTGTGCGCGGCGGAGGTGGTTCTCGGTTtcctggaggaggcggagccgtGGCGGCTTCGGTCCCCGCAGTTCCCCAGTAAAGTCGGGGGGAAGCCGGCGTGGCTTAGCCAGACAGGCCTGCCCTCACTGCCTGGCCTGGAGTGTGAGACCTGCCGCCTGCCCATGGCCtttctgctgcaggtcagtgaACAGCTGTGGTGCATAAAACATAAACCATGGCTAGATTTGATCATGTGGAGCTCAGTTTCAACGCAAGGGgcgtgtgtgtgatcagatTCAGAGCTGACAGTTTCACCACCTCCCGGAGAATCATCACGTTTCATGCATCGTAATAAAGTCAGGGAACAACGTAATTAAATACCTTTAAACAGATTATTTAGAGTGGACATTAGAGTAGATCATTAatctattgtttttctttgactaaCATTTCTGAGGGGCATCATATGATTGGACAGATGTTACAGAATTATTTGACTCTTTAGATGTTGGTGAAATTGTCATTTGAAATAGTAAAACTGAAGCTGACAACTGTACACACTCATCCCTAGTCGTATTTGTTATACAAGTGGATGAAGAGGTTGAATGAGCTGTGATGTTGTGATGCCACTTCCTCGGCAGGTGTACGCGCCCATTTCTGGTCAGGACAGGAGTTTCCACAGGTCACTCTTTCTGTTCTGCTGCAAAACCTCTGAGTGCTACGCACACAACGACAGCCGCTGTATGAGAGGTACGTGGAGCCATCACTGGAGCCTTTGTGTTCGTCATGTGTCATCTTTGTTCTCACATAACCATTATTTGCATCTGCACTCAACATCTTctcttcagtcttttttttttgctctgctttcttttattctcctcCCTTGCCCAGATTACTACATCTGTTCTCTGGGgcatttgtttaatttcaaattttaacCAGACTCAATCAAGTTTTCTGACTGATcccgtttcttcttcttttccactcAGTTTTCAGAAATCAACTACCCAGGAGGAATGAGTTCTATCCTTACGACCCTCCACCAGGTTTGTGCATTTGCCTGGACGTCGGTGAAAAGTCTGATCCATCACCCCATAATGTCAAGTATTCCAGAtgtgttgaaaatgtaaatgtattccaTGTCTGAACAGAAATAATGTATCACTGTTGACTGTTGAGGAACTTCTCTCCTCTCGGCGAGACTGTAAAGACGAGGCAGAGTATGATTGGATAGATGATATTCATGAAGCTCTATTTTAGATTTGCCTTTGTCATTTCTTGTGTTTAACCAGTCGCTTTGCTTTCGTatgatatattcatattttcttgttGCATAGTTTCCATAATTAAGTTATTGAGAAGAGTGTAGTCCCTGCTTCACCACTGAACTTGTTTTGTGATGAAATGTCcttcctttctttgtgttttcttcagagGATGAACCTCTCAGCGACCCTGCACCTGACCAGAGTGTATTGCCCGTCTCTGGAGTTAAATTGTGTTGGGTGTGTGGTTGCCCTGGCAACAAAGGCTGCTCCCGGTGTCACACTGTGACCTACTGTGGAAAACACCACCAGACCCTCcactggaaacaaacacacaagcaggaGTGTGGCAGCCAAGGTTTGTCTGCTTGTGTCATGcaccggaaaaaaaagaaaaattgtttgcTCCCCTCCATCCACTGAGCAGTTGTGTGCTGCCACTGTGAAACTAGTGGTAATTTGTGCAAGTTTCTGATATGATGTTGGGATTTCCCAACACTGAAGGATTTGTGAATGGCCTTGCCATTTTAAAGTATCAACATAACTTGAAATGTCCCATATGAGGGATCAAAAATGCACCATGACAGCATCTTTACCGTGAGCAGCCGTACATCTAACATGTCATATTCCATCTTGAGTTTTGAGCCAGTGTTTTGTAAATTCCTGATCCAAGGGAGACCAAATGTGTCTGCTgtgtctcttgtctctctccgtctgtatAGAAGTGTCCGTTGTCACAACGTCTACCCTTCTCTTCCCCGAGTCTGAGCTGGTCACTGAGCCtgaagaagaggggaaagaggacGACACAAAGGAggttgaaggagaagaggaagtaggCAGTGCTCAAAGGGGGGTAGATTGTCCCTCTTTAGCAGACAGTGAGTTTTACACTGGTCACATGAAGTAATTTGTATTCATATAGAAACATAATGCATAATGCAAGGATTTAGTACCAACTCTGACAACTACCACTGTTCACATGCTCATCAGGGTTTTTAATTCAGCCTTTCTTGCagtttataaattattatttagtcCGCATGTCTTTCTAATTTTACCCTgactttattttctctgtcttcaGCACTGGCAGAGACCGACCTGGAGGAGATGGCGATGTGTGAGACCCAAGACAACAAAGTGTTTCAgaggtttaaaaagaagattGCACAAGAACCACACcaggtaaaaataaaacttagaAAAACTTCTATTGAACAATCCTGATCTCCTGAACCAGCAGAGACTCTCCTCACACTGACGATGTGGCGTTAGAAAGGTCTACACAGATgggttaatgtgtgtgttgtgttttaggTGCTGCGTTACAGTCGAGGCGGTTCTCCCGTGTGGGTCTCTTCTCAGCACATCCCTTCAGATCAGGATATCCCACCATGCACCTGTGGCGCCAAGAGGGCTTTTGAGTTGCAGGTAATCACAGCTCATTAACTGCTCAGAAATCCACCctataaaatactttttttcttcttctccttccataGTTTTAATTTTCTCACTGACAGTCTGCAATTGTGTGATGTACAAAGGTGTGTATGCACGTTGGTGATGCAAATCGATTGTTGAACAAGCCAAGCTGAAGAGTATTTTATGACTTGAAGTGATCACATTGACCAAGTCCAGTTTCTTAGGAAATGATCAGATATGTCCTAGATGTGGTGCAGGACATGATCCAGTAGATTTCACCTAATTTGTCTGTAGTAACGGTTGAATTGTCCAAATTCACATAAAGGCACAGGTGCTATCCCTCCAGAGGTCACTGTATGTTCACAGGTCATCGAAAAGGATGAACCTCAAAGTGCAGCCTAAAGATTAAGAAATGTTTCTCATTATTAGGCATTTACATGATGGTTTAATACCTCAAAATCCAATGGTAAATGGCCAACATATAAAACATACATGTTGTGTAATCCATTAAAAATGTCCATAaggatatatgtatatatatattttttttaaaaattgaaatgacacTACAATCAAAAATGgacttacatttttttaatgctaaaaGTTCTTTAATCAACCCAGGTGCTGCATtatatgtgaatgtgtctttgcacagtttacagtatttacatcTGTTGGAGCCTAATACATgtaattactgtgtgtgtgtctgcaggtgatgCCCCAGCTGTTGAACAGTCTGTGTGTGGACTCGACAGGTGCCAGTATCGACTGGGGTACGCTGGCCATCTACACCTGCTCTGCCAGCTGTAGCCATGACGACCAGTACTGCCAAGAGTTCATCTGGAAGCAGGACTTCAGCCCCGATCAACACACGCAGATAAAACACTCGTGATGGATCTGACAGCTCATACTGAGCAAAAAGGAAACTGGTTTTGTCACACTTGCAGTGATGTCACTTCCCATTTAGTTAACTGGACATGTGCCGCAGCTCTCGTTACATAACTGATGATACACACAGATCAAATGTGAAATTCAGGTGACGGGGATGAAACTCCTCCTGAGACTATCAAGGAGAGGGAAGATGTTTCCGGTCTGGATTTGACCCAGATGTATCTCATCATTGGGAACAGTTGTAAATGTATTGTTCTGTGTCGGCA
This region includes:
- the pdcd2 gene encoding programmed cell death protein 2, producing MSSDTNVCAAEVVLGFLEEAEPWRLRSPQFPSKVGGKPAWLSQTGLPSLPGLECETCRLPMAFLLQVYAPISGQDRSFHRSLFLFCCKTSECYAHNDSRCMRVFRNQLPRRNEFYPYDPPPEDEPLSDPAPDQSVLPVSGVKLCWVCGCPGNKGCSRCHTVTYCGKHHQTLHWKQTHKQECGSQEVSVVTTSTLLFPESELVTEPEEEGKEDDTKEVEGEEEVGSAQRGVDCPSLADTLAETDLEEMAMCETQDNKVFQRFKKKIAQEPHQVLRYSRGGSPVWVSSQHIPSDQDIPPCTCGAKRAFELQVMPQLLNSLCVDSTGASIDWGTLAIYTCSASCSHDDQYCQEFIWKQDFSPDQHTQIKHS